From Triticum aestivum cultivar Chinese Yumai mitochondrion, complete genome, a single genomic window includes:
- the cox3 gene encoding cox3 has product MIESQRHSYHLVDPSPWPISGSLGALATTVGGVMYMHSFQGGATLLSLGLIFILYTMFVWWRDVLRESTLEGHHTKAVQLGPRYGSILFIVSEVMFLFAFFWASSHSSLAPTVEIGGIWPPKGIGVLDPWEIPLLNTPILPSSGAAVTWAHHAILAGKEKRAVYALVATVSLALVSTGFQGMEYYQAPSTISDSIYGSTFFLATGFHGFHVIIGTLFLIVCGIRQYLGQMTKKHHVGFEAAAWYWHFVDVVRLFPFVSIYWWGGI; this is encoded by the coding sequence ATGATTGAATCTCAGAGGCATTCTTATCATTTGGTAGATCCAAGTCCATGGCCTATTTCGGGTTCACTCGGAGCTTTGGCAACCACCGTAGGAGGTGTGATGTACATGCACTCATTTCAAGGGGGTGCAACACTTCTCAGTTTGGGCCTAATATTTATCCTTTATACCATGTTCGTATGGTGGCGGGATGTTCTACGTGAATCCACGTTGGAAGGGCATCATACAAAAGCTGTACAATTAGGACCTCGATATGGTTCTATTCTCTTCATAGTCTCGGAGGTTATGTTCCTTTTTGCTTTTTTTTGGGCTTCTTCTCATTCTTCTTTGGCACCTACGGTAGAGATCGGAGGTATTTGGCCCCCAAAAGGGATTGGGGTTTTAGATCCTTGGGAAATCCCTCTTCTTAATACCCCTATTCTCCCTTCATCCGGAGCTGCCGTAACTTGGGCTCATCATGCTATACTCGCGGGGAAGGAAAAACGAGCAGTTTACGCTTTAGTAGCAACCGTTTCACTGGCTCTAGTATCCACTGGCTTTCAAGGAATGGAATATTACCAAGCACCCTCCACTATTTCGGATAGTATTTATGGTTCTACCTTTTTCTTAGCAACTGGCTTTCATGGTTTTCATGTGATTATAGGTACTCTTTTCTTGATCGTATGTGGTATTCGCCAATATCTTGGTCAGATGACCAAGAAGCATCACGTTGGCTTTGAAGCAGCTGCATGGTACTGGCATTTTGTAGACGTGGTTCGGTTATTCCCATTTGTCTCTATCTATTGGTGGGGAGGTATATGA
- the rpl5 gene encoding rpl5 — protein sequence MMFPLHFHYEDVLRQDLLLKLNHANVMEVPGLFEIRLVPKAASDFRIQFGKLAMEILCGQRFIQTQRGPYFQAGKSFRSNPFLGSEKDTGYVSDFARQSVLRGHGMYHFLVRIFTVMSMLDSPVEIRENSIKFFMETEFCEFSPELEDHFEIFEHIRGFNVTIVTSANTKDETLLLWSGFLLKDEGETK from the coding sequence ATGATGTTTCCACTCCATTTTCATTACGAAGATGTATTACGTCAGGATCTGTTGCTCAAACTGAATCACGCCAATGTTATGGAAGTTCCTGGATTGTTTGAAATAAGATTAGTACCAAAAGCTGCCTCTGATTTCAGAATCCAATTTGGAAAATTGGCTATGGAGATTTTGTGCGGTCAGAGATTCATACAGACACAAAGGGGCCCCTATTTTCAAGCAGGAAAGTCGTTTCGATCCAATCCATTCTTGGGGTCCGAAAAAGACACTGGATATGTCAGTGACTTTGCACGACAAAGCGTTCTCCGAGGGCATGGAATGTACCATTTTTTGGTCAGAATCTTTACAGTAATGTCTATGTTGGATTCTCCGGTCGAAATACGGGAAAACTCCATCAAATTCTTTATGGAAACGGAGTTTTGCGAATTCTCCCCGGAACTGGAAGATCATTTCGAGATCTTCGAGCATATTCGAGGGTTCAATGTGACTATTGTCACTTCGGCCAATACAAAAGATGAGACTTTACTACTGTGGAGCGGCTTTTTGCTAAAAGATGAGGGGGAAACTAAGTAA